In a single window of the Coprothermobacter proteolyticus DSM 5265 genome:
- a CDS encoding OsmC family protein gives MGTLKVEVHEVEGMQLLARTGSGFAFVMDSPKDNGGLEQGPRPKEMLLAALAGCTAMDVISILKKMQEPLEKLVVNVEGETAEEHPKYIKKIILTYVAYGNVNEDNLKKAIELSQQKYCGVSATLRPDIEKEIRWEIRHD, from the coding sequence ATGGGTACGTTAAAAGTGGAAGTCCATGAAGTCGAAGGAATGCAGCTTTTAGCACGCACAGGGAGTGGATTTGCCTTTGTTATGGACAGCCCCAAGGACAACGGTGGACTGGAGCAGGGGCCAAGACCTAAAGAAATGCTACTAGCTGCATTAGCAGGTTGCACCGCTATGGACGTGATTTCCATTTTAAAGAAAATGCAAGAACCTTTAGAAAAACTAGTAGTGAATGTGGAAGGAGAAACCGCTGAAGAACACCCAAAATACATAAAGAAGATCATATTGACCTATGTAGCATACGGAAATGTAAATGAGGATAACCTGAAAAAAGCCATTGAACTTTCTCAGCAAAAATACTGCGGCGTATCAGCAACTTTAAGACCTGATATTGAAAAAGAAATTCGCTGGGAGATACGCCATGATTGA
- a CDS encoding secondary thiamine-phosphate synthase enzyme YjbQ, with protein sequence MIELSVRTPSRRAAVDITRDIEDVVHNSGVSEGICVVYVPHTTAGITINEHADPSVIHDIMNALVKLTAGMEWTHLEGNSDAHFLCSVVGSSITVPIHQGKLSLGTWQGIFFMEFDGPRQRRVFVQISESVRT encoded by the coding sequence ATGATTGAGCTGTCAGTGAGAACACCTTCTAGGCGTGCAGCAGTTGACATAACCCGGGACATAGAAGATGTGGTCCATAATTCTGGCGTGAGTGAAGGCATCTGTGTAGTCTACGTGCCCCACACCACAGCAGGGATCACCATAAATGAGCATGCAGACCCATCGGTCATACATGACATCATGAATGCTTTGGTCAAGCTGACAGCTGGAATGGAATGGACACATTTGGAAGGGAACTCCGATGCCCACTTTTTATGCTCAGTAGTAGGTTCATCGATAACTGTGCCTATTCACCAAGGCAAACTTTCATTAGGAACTTGGCAGGGCATCTTCTTTATGGAGTTTGACGGGCCTCGCCAACGAAGAGTTTTTGTCCAAATCTCAGAGTCAGTACGTACATAA
- the lgt gene encoding prolipoprotein diacylglyceryl transferase, with the protein MRKIRLFYSFLWLVFILLSAYVFTFFPGTKTIPNKLGPFQLYAIMITMGAIFAYLAALLLGPVKGIEEELIDKFALVAIPFGLVGARLGFVLQNAEYYQNHPLEVIGITPDGFGLSGLSIHGVIVAGVLCLLLFYGWVGLRTLDLGDLGATILLIGQAFGRFGNFFNQELYGYPTSVPWKMFIDPAHRLAGYYDQAFYHPTFFYEGFLCLLGATILAYRFLHKRRFRGQIVLEYLMLYSLIRFVVEFFRIEPPSLWGLHTAQLLSLVIIVLCGIMYVLTLRFGQKLFVGEARQTP; encoded by the coding sequence ATGAGAAAAATAAGGCTATTCTACAGCTTTCTTTGGCTGGTGTTTATTCTACTAAGCGCATATGTTTTCACGTTTTTCCCCGGAACCAAGACAATTCCAAACAAGTTGGGGCCATTTCAGCTATATGCAATCATGATAACGATGGGAGCCATATTCGCTTACTTAGCGGCATTGCTTCTTGGCCCAGTGAAGGGCATAGAGGAAGAGCTCATCGACAAATTTGCTTTAGTTGCCATACCTTTTGGCTTAGTGGGAGCGCGGCTTGGATTTGTCTTGCAAAACGCTGAATACTACCAAAATCATCCGTTGGAAGTTATTGGAATAACTCCAGATGGTTTTGGCCTTTCGGGACTATCCATACATGGAGTCATTGTTGCTGGTGTCCTTTGTTTGCTGCTTTTCTATGGATGGGTTGGTCTTAGAACACTGGATTTAGGCGACTTAGGTGCTACTATACTGCTTATTGGTCAAGCTTTTGGTCGCTTCGGGAATTTCTTTAACCAGGAACTTTACGGTTACCCTACCAGTGTGCCCTGGAAAATGTTCATCGACCCAGCACACCGATTGGCTGGATATTATGATCAAGCTTTCTATCATCCCACGTTTTTCTACGAGGGGTTCTTGTGCTTGCTGGGGGCGACCATTCTTGCATACAGGTTCTTACATAAAAGAAGGTTCAGGGGTCAAATTGTTTTGGAATACCTCATGCTTTACAGTTTAATAAGGTTTGTTGTGGAGTTTTTCCGTATAGAGCCCCCATCATTGTGGGGGCTCCATACGGCACAGCTGCTGTCGCTGGTTATTATAGTCCTTTGTGGAATTATGTACGTACTGACTCTGAGATTTGGACAAAAACTCTTCGTTGGCGAGGCCCGTCAAACTCCATAA
- a CDS encoding glycine C-acetyltransferase — MMPVEEFERELNERREQGLYVTIRKIGSPQGAWIIVDGKKVLNLSSNNYLGFANHPRLKEAAKKGIDDYGAGPAAVRTIAGDQLPQEKLEEMLAEFKGAEAAVLYQSGFCANLGTIPALVGEGDAIFSDELNHASIIDGCRLSRAKIIRYPHLNVQTLEELLKQERQNYKKAMIITDGVFSMDGDIAPMDKLADLADKYQCILYVDDAHGEGVLGDSGRGIVDYFGLQGRVDVEIGTLSKAFGVVGGFAAGSKLLAELLKQKARPLLFSSAPTAADVYASMEAVRILQESDELVKKLWENANYFKEHMRKAGFDLGNSQTPITPVMIGDEITTQEFSKKLFERNVFAQAISYPTVPKGKARMRVMISATHSRDDLDFAVEQFTAVGKELGVIQS, encoded by the coding sequence ATGATGCCTGTGGAAGAATTCGAGAGAGAATTAAACGAACGCAGGGAACAAGGGCTGTACGTGACCATCAGAAAAATTGGCTCGCCCCAAGGTGCATGGATCATTGTGGACGGCAAAAAGGTTCTGAACCTTTCCTCTAACAACTACTTGGGTTTTGCAAACCACCCCAGATTGAAGGAAGCGGCAAAGAAAGGCATAGATGACTATGGGGCTGGGCCTGCAGCAGTGAGAACTATTGCCGGCGATCAGCTACCTCAGGAAAAATTAGAAGAAATGCTGGCAGAATTCAAGGGAGCTGAAGCGGCTGTTCTTTATCAATCGGGCTTTTGCGCAAATTTAGGCACCATACCTGCCTTGGTTGGTGAAGGAGATGCCATCTTTTCGGACGAGTTGAATCACGCTTCCATAATCGACGGTTGCAGACTTAGTCGAGCTAAGATCATACGATATCCTCACCTTAACGTTCAAACCTTGGAAGAACTTTTGAAGCAAGAAAGGCAAAACTACAAGAAGGCAATGATTATCACAGACGGTGTTTTCTCCATGGATGGAGACATAGCACCCATGGATAAGTTGGCTGACTTGGCAGATAAGTACCAGTGCATCCTTTACGTTGATGATGCACACGGTGAGGGAGTACTCGGTGATTCAGGGCGCGGCATAGTGGATTACTTTGGTTTACAGGGCCGTGTTGATGTGGAAATAGGTACATTATCCAAGGCTTTTGGCGTGGTAGGTGGTTTTGCCGCTGGTAGCAAACTCCTAGCAGAACTGCTCAAACAAAAAGCTAGACCCCTACTTTTCTCTTCTGCTCCCACTGCTGCTGATGTTTATGCTTCCATGGAGGCAGTAAGAATTCTTCAGGAGTCAGACGAACTAGTAAAGAAACTTTGGGAAAATGCCAACTATTTTAAGGAACACATGAGAAAAGCCGGTTTCGATTTGGGTAACAGCCAAACACCCATAACGCCTGTTATGATTGGCGATGAAATCACAACGCAGGAGTTTTCAAAGAAACTCTTTGAAAGAAACGTTTTTGCTCAAGCCATTAGTTACCCCACTGTCCCGAAGGGCAAAGCCCGCATGCGTGTCATGATTTCAGCTACTCACAGCCGAGACGATCTTGATTTTGCTGTGGAGCAATTTACTGCTGTGGGGAAAGAACTGGGCGTAATCCAATCTTAG
- the murJ gene encoding murein biosynthesis integral membrane protein MurJ, translating to MENQPSLRKATGQVTVAVLISRVTGFLREVALASLYGLSGIRDAYNISQYIPNQLGSLLNASTSAGLIPLFMRLRHEKDEQSAWQAANAIVGTTAFALFIFSLILSIFPQPFVAVFAPGFLSESGARFNLAVYFLRFTAFSTLFIVMNGMLTGLSQAYKDFVPYMVSAPMQNIIILLFIVLAYFAFPHQSIFLLALGTISGAAVFVLIPLLRIASKNTGFFRPFVDFKNPYVKEFLVLAFPILLGSSVQYINVLVDQIMASFLPVGSIAALNYGNQLMTMVVGIFAASVSAAYYPYIIEDFHSSAYQDLNRRVQKAFNVIQAIMIPSAIGLIILGFPLAKLLFQRGNFSLRDAQVTGTLIRAYGIGLFAAGLSMLYPRLYYTTGDTSTPMKIASAGVIFNIALNYILAFPLGLGALGLALSTSITICLNVILYHVFIRGKIPHLTLRPCLQPMIKSFIAATIMGIVTYSLYRFLPMRNMYTLLNVFISAVVYGLLMVVMRHPVAEDLLRREI from the coding sequence ATGGAAAACCAGCCAAGCTTGAGAAAAGCAACGGGGCAAGTAACCGTTGCTGTGCTAATTAGCCGCGTAACAGGCTTTCTTCGGGAAGTCGCCTTGGCTTCACTCTACGGTCTAAGTGGTATTCGCGATGCATACAACATTTCTCAATACATACCTAACCAGCTAGGTAGCTTATTAAATGCCTCTACTTCAGCAGGGTTAATTCCTCTTTTTATGAGACTTAGACACGAAAAAGACGAACAAAGCGCTTGGCAGGCTGCCAATGCAATTGTAGGCACTACGGCGTTTGCTTTGTTTATTTTTTCTCTGATCTTATCCATTTTTCCACAGCCTTTTGTTGCAGTATTCGCACCCGGTTTCTTGAGCGAAAGCGGAGCACGTTTTAATTTAGCTGTTTACTTTCTCAGGTTTACTGCTTTTTCCACGCTTTTCATTGTCATGAATGGCATGCTCACAGGATTAAGTCAAGCCTACAAAGACTTCGTTCCTTACATGGTTTCAGCCCCGATGCAAAACATCATCATACTTCTATTCATAGTACTAGCTTACTTCGCTTTCCCCCATCAAAGTATTTTTCTTCTGGCATTAGGAACCATCTCAGGAGCGGCTGTTTTTGTTTTGATACCACTACTCAGAATAGCTAGCAAGAACACAGGTTTTTTTCGTCCCTTTGTTGATTTCAAAAATCCCTATGTCAAAGAGTTTTTGGTATTAGCTTTTCCCATATTACTTGGAAGCTCGGTACAGTACATAAATGTGCTTGTAGACCAGATAATGGCTTCATTTCTACCTGTAGGAAGCATTGCCGCACTTAACTACGGTAACCAGCTCATGACTATGGTGGTTGGTATTTTTGCTGCCAGTGTTTCTGCGGCTTACTATCCTTACATCATTGAGGATTTTCATAGTTCAGCCTACCAAGACCTCAATCGGCGCGTTCAGAAAGCATTTAATGTCATACAAGCCATCATGATACCCTCAGCTATTGGATTGATCATACTAGGTTTCCCACTGGCAAAACTGCTGTTCCAGCGTGGCAATTTCTCGCTAAGAGATGCACAAGTTACAGGAACCCTTATAAGAGCCTACGGGATTGGCCTCTTTGCTGCTGGTTTGAGCATGCTTTACCCACGGCTCTATTACACCACTGGAGACACATCTACCCCAATGAAAATAGCTAGTGCTGGCGTAATATTTAACATTGCACTTAACTACATACTTGCTTTTCCCTTAGGCCTAGGAGCACTGGGTCTTGCTCTGTCAACATCCATAACCATTTGCTTAAATGTGATCCTGTATCATGTGTTTATCAGAGGCAAAATACCACACCTCACATTAAGACCCTGCTTGCAGCCCATGATCAAGTCTTTTATTGCCGCAACGATTATGGGCATAGTTACATACTCGCTATATAGATTCTTGCCAATGAGAAACATGTACACACTCTTGAACGTATTCATATCAGCCGTTGTATATGGCCTCTTGATGGTCGTAATGAGGCATCCTGTTGCTGAAGACCTACTCAGACGTGAAATCTAA
- the ychF gene encoding redox-regulated ATPase YchF, with translation MEVGIVGLPLCGKTTLFKALTGNKIPVKDKEINMGAALVPDERVDALAAVFKSKKVVYASINVVDMPGVDPDDRKSTSRFLEGARSVDALVHVVRGFESDLVPHPMGRINPKEDAEILDTELIFADMEMAEKRLSAKKIPQEEKVLLDKASKVLEQEQLLVYGDSLTEEEKEQLKKMGFVTARPQMYVLNIEESTSKSLIDDFTMFAHEKGRLSLVVNAELESEISSLEPGEQKAFLEEYGIAEPAVVRLAKTLYDLLGLQSFLTAGEKEARAWTVKKGATAVEAAGVIHSDIARGFIRAEVVNWQDLVKVGGWKEAQQAGLVRLERKDYIIQEGDVLYFRFHV, from the coding sequence ATGGAGGTTGGAATTGTTGGTCTACCTTTATGCGGCAAAACCACACTTTTTAAAGCTTTAACAGGAAATAAAATACCGGTGAAAGATAAGGAAATAAACATGGGGGCTGCATTGGTACCTGATGAGCGAGTGGATGCTTTGGCTGCTGTTTTTAAATCCAAAAAAGTGGTTTATGCATCCATTAATGTGGTGGACATGCCGGGAGTGGATCCTGACGACAGAAAGAGCACGTCACGCTTTTTGGAAGGTGCTCGAAGCGTTGATGCCTTGGTACATGTTGTAAGGGGTTTTGAGAGCGATTTGGTGCCACATCCTATGGGTCGAATAAATCCCAAAGAAGATGCAGAAATACTGGATACAGAGCTCATCTTTGCTGATATGGAAATGGCTGAGAAACGTTTGTCGGCTAAAAAGATCCCGCAAGAAGAAAAGGTACTTCTTGACAAGGCGTCCAAGGTGCTTGAACAAGAACAGCTACTGGTTTATGGAGATTCCCTCACAGAAGAAGAGAAGGAGCAACTTAAGAAAATGGGGTTTGTAACAGCACGGCCTCAGATGTATGTTTTGAATATAGAAGAAAGTACATCAAAATCATTAATTGATGACTTTACAATGTTTGCACATGAGAAGGGGCGTTTATCTTTAGTAGTGAATGCAGAACTAGAATCTGAGATTTCATCATTAGAACCAGGGGAGCAAAAAGCGTTTCTTGAGGAGTACGGCATCGCTGAACCAGCTGTGGTAAGGCTTGCCAAGACTTTGTATGACCTTTTGGGGCTTCAATCTTTTCTTACCGCTGGAGAGAAGGAAGCCAGAGCTTGGACTGTGAAGAAAGGGGCCACAGCTGTCGAAGCTGCTGGAGTAATTCACAGTGATATTGCCCGTGGCTTTATCAGAGCTGAAGTAGTAAACTGGCAAGATTTGGTTAAGGTTGGAGGATGGAAGGAAGCACAGCAGGCAGGCTTAGTACGCCTAGAAAGAAAAGATTACATCATACAAGAAGGAGACGTGCTGTATTTTAGATTTCACGTCTGA
- a CDS encoding patatin-like phospholipase family protein, with the protein MNSYKAIKLALGSGGYFGFAHIGVLKVLEREGIKVEAISGSSVGSIMAVLHAKGLSADEMEKASLEFAETLFTYRSWTSVISNHMSEEKMMKAVEDLIWVKDFSQLKIPTFICATDLVRFKTVWFSEGDLVTAVRASIAVPGVFPALEKDGVVLADGGILEPLPVDVFKSSDVPVVAVNLYSYDNYVAWELPRNRVKKPVATLMRTSDAMLWATAQRQKEFWFITIEPDLSCANDESLSVKERAAAMIKKGEEAAESALPELEKMFQRTLPKQEGV; encoded by the coding sequence ATGAATTCTTACAAGGCAATAAAACTAGCGTTGGGCTCTGGCGGTTACTTTGGCTTTGCCCATATCGGTGTGCTTAAGGTGCTTGAGCGAGAAGGTATTAAAGTAGAAGCTATTTCTGGTTCATCTGTGGGAAGCATTATGGCTGTGTTGCATGCTAAGGGCCTGAGCGCTGATGAAATGGAGAAGGCCTCTTTGGAATTTGCGGAAACGCTTTTTACCTATAGGTCCTGGACTTCCGTAATATCGAATCACATGAGCGAAGAAAAAATGATGAAAGCTGTGGAAGATCTAATCTGGGTAAAAGATTTTTCTCAGCTTAAAATACCCACATTCATATGTGCCACGGATTTAGTTCGTTTTAAGACTGTCTGGTTTTCCGAGGGGGATTTGGTTACAGCAGTACGTGCTAGCATTGCTGTTCCTGGTGTTTTCCCTGCGCTAGAAAAAGACGGTGTTGTATTAGCAGACGGTGGCATACTTGAGCCTTTACCTGTGGATGTGTTTAAGAGTAGCGATGTGCCTGTGGTGGCTGTAAACCTTTACAGTTACGACAACTACGTTGCTTGGGAATTGCCAAGGAACAGGGTAAAAAAGCCTGTGGCGACTCTGATGAGGACCTCAGATGCCATGTTGTGGGCTACTGCACAGCGTCAAAAAGAGTTTTGGTTCATCACCATTGAGCCTGATTTGTCTTGTGCTAATGATGAGAGTTTGTCAGTGAAAGAGAGAGCAGCAGCCATGATCAAAAAAGGTGAAGAGGCGGCAGAATCCGCCTTGCCTGAACTGGAAAAGATGTTCCAAAGGACGTTACCTAAACAGGAAGGAGTGTAG
- a CDS encoding fused MFS/spermidine synthase, translated as MRVKNWLWFSDFFSSSEVHLHGFTEHLLEKTTRFQDIDIVDTPFFGRMLIIDGDVQSSEKDEFIYHEAMVHPAMLLHPHPRRVLIMGGGEGATAREVLKHKTVEELYMVDIDEDMIAAAREFLISWHQGAFDDPRMHLIFDDARKVVENFENGSLNVVISDLTEPFEMGPSFPLFTKQFAQVVYDKLDDQGVYVVQSSILRPLIYTMHAAIRRTLQAVFPVVRSYAVYVESFDTPWSFIIASKGKDPMDWTSEELHGAIRERISGELKMYDAESHWHMFYLPKNIREAIDEPGPILDEEHPIYLTRKGDILPYK; from the coding sequence ATGAGGGTGAAAAACTGGCTGTGGTTCTCTGATTTTTTCAGCTCTTCTGAGGTACACTTGCACGGGTTTACCGAGCATTTGCTGGAGAAAACTACACGCTTTCAAGATATTGACATAGTCGATACGCCTTTCTTTGGTCGCATGCTTATCATCGATGGAGACGTTCAGTCCAGCGAAAAGGATGAATTCATTTATCACGAAGCCATGGTTCATCCAGCCATGCTACTCCACCCGCATCCAAGAAGAGTTTTGATTATGGGCGGAGGAGAAGGTGCGACTGCCCGTGAAGTGCTTAAGCACAAAACAGTGGAAGAGCTTTACATGGTGGACATAGACGAAGATATGATAGCGGCAGCAAGAGAGTTTCTCATCTCTTGGCATCAAGGAGCCTTCGATGATCCACGCATGCATCTCATATTCGATGACGCAAGAAAGGTCGTTGAGAATTTCGAGAATGGTTCGCTGAATGTGGTTATAAGTGACCTTACAGAACCTTTTGAGATGGGCCCTTCATTTCCGCTTTTCACTAAGCAGTTTGCACAAGTGGTTTACGATAAACTCGATGACCAAGGGGTCTACGTGGTGCAATCTTCTATTTTGCGACCTTTGATCTACACCATGCACGCTGCTATTAGAAGGACCTTGCAGGCTGTTTTCCCTGTGGTGAGATCATACGCTGTTTATGTGGAATCTTTTGATACACCTTGGTCTTTTATCATTGCTTCGAAAGGTAAAGACCCCATGGACTGGACGAGCGAAGAATTGCATGGTGCCATAAGAGAAAGAATAAGTGGGGAACTTAAGATGTATGATGCTGAATCTCATTGGCACATGTTCTATTTACCAAAGAACATAAGAGAGGCTATTGATGAGCCTGGCCCTATACTCGATGAAGAACATCCTATTTATTTGACGCGAAAAGGAGATATCTTACCTTATAAGTGA
- the speD gene encoding adenosylmethionine decarboxylase, producing MNTIGRHFIVEASRCNPDVLNDIDRIESILVEAARQANATVVTSTFHHFYPQGVSGVVVVSESHLAIHTWPEKGYAALDIYTCGDTTDPQKAVDYVVNSLGAKEVVETFVLRGVEQSDAFTHVMTTSQEREDEGEKLAVVL from the coding sequence GTGAACACCATCGGTCGTCATTTTATTGTTGAAGCATCAAGATGCAATCCTGACGTGCTAAATGACATCGACAGAATTGAAAGCATTTTGGTGGAAGCAGCTCGCCAGGCAAATGCAACCGTGGTGACTTCTACCTTTCACCATTTCTACCCGCAGGGTGTGAGTGGTGTAGTAGTGGTCTCCGAGTCTCATCTGGCCATACATACCTGGCCCGAGAAGGGTTATGCTGCTCTGGACATTTATACGTGCGGCGACACCACGGACCCTCAGAAAGCCGTGGATTACGTAGTTAACTCTCTAGGTGCGAAGGAAGTCGTGGAAACCTTCGTTCTTAGAGGTGTTGAACAAAGTGATGCATTTACGCATGTGATGACAACTTCACAAGAGAGGGAAGATGAGGGTGAAAAACTGGCTGTGGTTCTCTGA
- a CDS encoding S1C family serine protease — translation MESLYEEPQVQPDFPKRKKSIWARVLTAALLVAVVFVSGLVGYAYGYSQKPDVTAGPVVVTTSETSSTASNLLVSLQNQIELVADRASDAVVNIQTESISYDLWFQAVPSQGLGSGFFISSDGYVLTNNHVIEGARSITVITRDGKRYTAKVVGSDQLSDLAVLKVDISGAKFLSFRSTDTVKVGEFVVAIGNPLGLSHSVTFGVLSAKERSIQEPNGALIVDMLQTDAAINPGNSGGPLLDLNGKVVGINTAISTEGQGIGFAVSADTAVKVVNDLIQHGYVRWAYLGVVTRETSTEDGVVVVDMDVNGPAYKAGLKTGDKIVALDGQAVRNQQDLNSLIRKRNPGEKIVVRVNRSGQNLDITVTLGERPKS, via the coding sequence ATGGAAAGTTTATATGAGGAACCTCAAGTGCAACCGGATTTTCCGAAGAGGAAAAAAAGCATTTGGGCCAGGGTTTTGACTGCAGCTCTGCTAGTAGCAGTAGTGTTTGTTTCAGGATTGGTAGGTTATGCTTACGGCTATAGCCAAAAACCTGATGTAACCGCAGGCCCAGTGGTGGTTACCACGTCAGAAACTTCGAGTACAGCCAGCAATCTGTTGGTTAGTTTACAAAACCAGATTGAACTTGTAGCAGATCGGGCATCGGACGCCGTGGTCAATATTCAAACAGAATCAATCTCCTATGATCTTTGGTTTCAGGCGGTTCCTTCTCAGGGATTGGGATCTGGGTTCTTCATAAGTAGTGATGGTTACGTACTCACGAATAATCATGTGATTGAGGGAGCTAGAAGCATAACCGTAATTACGCGAGACGGCAAGCGTTACACAGCGAAAGTAGTAGGCAGCGATCAGCTTTCTGATTTAGCCGTGTTAAAAGTAGATATTTCGGGCGCCAAATTCTTAAGTTTTAGGAGTACCGACACAGTAAAAGTAGGCGAATTTGTAGTGGCTATTGGTAACCCGCTGGGACTTAGCCATTCAGTTACATTTGGTGTGCTTTCCGCAAAAGAGCGAAGTATCCAAGAGCCCAATGGTGCGCTTATTGTTGACATGCTCCAGACCGATGCTGCCATTAATCCCGGAAACTCAGGAGGGCCTCTTTTGGATCTGAATGGTAAGGTAGTAGGTATTAATACTGCTATTAGTACTGAAGGCCAAGGCATAGGTTTTGCCGTATCTGCTGACACAGCCGTAAAGGTAGTCAACGATCTGATTCAGCATGGTTACGTAAGATGGGCTTATCTGGGTGTGGTTACTCGAGAAACGTCCACCGAGGACGGTGTTGTAGTGGTGGACATGGATGTAAACGGCCCTGCGTACAAAGCTGGCTTAAAAACTGGTGACAAAATAGTGGCTCTTGATGGACAGGCTGTCAGAAATCAACAAGATCTTAATAGCTTGATTAGGAAGAGGAATCCCGGTGAGAAGATAGTTGTTAGGGTGAACAGATCAGGACAAAACTTAGATATTACGGTAACTTTGGGAGAGAGGCCAAAAAGCTGA
- a CDS encoding SIS domain-containing protein, with amino-acid sequence MTMEEMAESFPEWLLEAEELTKHLPFEEMSRKLIVGAMGGSAIGADFVNTAYYDVLPPIPVIRDYRLPFWIGDGTFIASSYSGNTEETLTLMSEAVKRKLQIVGVSSDGEVEKYCLEHNRPFVKLPAGLPPRMALPYSARVISVFVENLHGIKLPWKEAVAFLKKNMNVMKDEAQAIAEKLANTDAVYVFSSQRDYVLSMRFAGEISENAKEVAGFLYMTEANHNFLQGFQHGASPKVGIVVYEDTEKYERIELQSSFLLRKAEENGSPAVKIGLKGETRLERLLYGVLVGDFASIYMAEKKGIDAMPVHIITELKTFLKNA; translated from the coding sequence ATGACCATGGAAGAAATGGCAGAATCTTTTCCAGAGTGGCTTTTAGAAGCCGAGGAACTTACAAAACACTTACCTTTTGAGGAGATGAGTAGAAAACTCATAGTTGGTGCCATGGGTGGGTCGGCGATTGGAGCTGATTTTGTGAACACTGCCTACTATGACGTGCTACCGCCCATACCAGTGATTAGGGACTACCGACTGCCCTTTTGGATAGGCGATGGGACATTTATTGCCTCAAGTTATTCCGGCAACACAGAAGAGACACTTACACTGATGAGCGAGGCGGTAAAGCGTAAGCTGCAGATTGTAGGTGTTTCATCGGATGGGGAAGTAGAGAAATACTGTTTGGAGCATAACAGACCTTTCGTAAAACTACCTGCTGGTCTGCCTCCACGTATGGCTTTGCCTTACTCGGCCCGGGTCATATCTGTTTTTGTTGAAAACCTCCATGGCATTAAGCTGCCCTGGAAAGAAGCAGTGGCGTTTCTTAAGAAAAACATGAACGTTATGAAGGACGAAGCGCAGGCTATTGCTGAGAAGTTGGCAAATACTGATGCTGTTTACGTGTTTTCGTCCCAACGTGACTATGTTTTGTCAATGCGTTTCGCTGGAGAGATCTCTGAGAACGCCAAAGAGGTGGCAGGTTTTCTTTACATGACTGAAGCAAACCACAACTTTTTACAGGGGTTTCAACATGGGGCCAGTCCTAAAGTGGGCATAGTTGTCTATGAAGACACTGAAAAGTATGAACGCATAGAACTGCAATCTTCTTTCTTGCTAAGAAAGGCAGAGGAAAATGGCTCTCCTGCTGTTAAAATAGGGCTAAAAGGTGAAACTAGATTGGAAAGACTTCTTTATGGTGTTCTAGTCGGGGACTTTGCTTCCATTTACATGGCTGAGAAGAAAGGCATTGATGCTATGCCCGTACATATTATTACTGAACTGAAGACCTTTTTGAAGAACGCATGA